A window of Chitinophagales bacterium contains these coding sequences:
- a CDS encoding alpha/beta fold hydrolase has translation MKLAQRLALGYVRGKLKLLSKVSKRKAAEKAFELFCTPQSRNLKRRPPIFKEAELIQENFQDYKLVGYRWNKGGQRRVLIIHGFESSVVNFDHYIKPLIRKGYEVLAFDAPAHGRSSGKQINALIFRDFILHINKQFGPIHSFMAHSFGGMALGLALEMIPHDDAYRVVLIAPLTETTTSMGTFFDLLRIDPATQAEFSALITRMAGKDPAWYSLRRVMPNLKARVLWFHDEDDALTPLRDAERVMADGHPHVEFVISKGLGHRRIYRDNQVKKRIVSFL, from the coding sequence ATGAAACTGGCACAAAGATTAGCCCTCGGTTATGTCCGGGGAAAACTGAAGCTTCTTTCGAAGGTCTCCAAGCGTAAAGCAGCGGAGAAGGCGTTCGAACTATTTTGCACCCCTCAATCGAGGAACCTCAAAAGAAGGCCACCCATTTTCAAAGAGGCAGAACTGATCCAGGAAAACTTTCAGGATTACAAACTGGTGGGCTATCGATGGAATAAAGGGGGGCAGCGAAGGGTGTTGATCATTCATGGATTCGAATCTTCAGTGGTAAATTTTGACCACTATATCAAACCCCTGATCCGAAAAGGGTACGAGGTACTGGCCTTTGATGCTCCGGCGCATGGCCGAAGTTCAGGCAAACAGATCAATGCATTAATTTTTCGCGATTTTATACTTCATATAAATAAACAATTTGGGCCCATTCATTCTTTTATGGCGCATTCCTTTGGCGGAATGGCATTGGGGCTGGCGCTGGAGATGATACCCCATGATGATGCATACCGGGTAGTGTTGATTGCTCCTTTAACGGAAACCACTACCTCTATGGGTACATTCTTTGATCTTTTGCGTATCGATCCGGCCACACAGGCAGAATTTTCTGCCCTGATCACACGGATGGCGGGAAAGGATCCCGCCTGGTATTCGCTACGGCGGGTCATGCCAAACCTGAAGGCCAGGGTACTCTGGTTTCATGATGAGGATGACGCGCTTACCCCCTTGCGGGATGCGGAAAGAGTAATGGCTGACGGTCACCCGCATGTTGAATTT